In a genomic window of Dyadobacter fermentans DSM 18053:
- a CDS encoding serine hydrolase domain-containing protein: MLYKYIVLMSLLCSAMLCQAQTVNKQIENLVDTYAALRKFNGSILIAQRGEILLRKGYSYKNSQNKTLNDAKTVYQIASLTKSFTATLVLKLVETDKLALTDRIAMFYPQIPKSDSITIEQLLSHTSGISDNDSLTKHKTYKGSDEEQFIATLTDRSLDFAPGSDFRYSNSGYILLGYIIQKVTGTSYYDAIKSHLFQPLQMEHSGFDFTGLSGKDKATGYWEFPTSDTVRPATLIEYFKPAAAGAIYSTVDDLFKWHQGLQSGKIVGKALLERAYTPVKSNYGYGWIIDSVAQATVVWHSGDIWGFKSELARVPADDICIAMLSNIEDVDLHIITRKILAIIYGQPYQFPAQNKLQLTPEVMKEYVGDYSLRPGEFIKVTVENHSLMATTSRKQELYAQQKDQFLLDDGREQLSVTFARDSIGKVTALSFTIGDRKIVCPKDNPK; the protein is encoded by the coding sequence ATGCTTTATAAGTATATCGTGCTGATGTCGCTGTTGTGTTCAGCGATGCTGTGCCAAGCTCAGACCGTAAATAAGCAGATAGAAAATCTCGTGGATACTTATGCAGCTTTGAGGAAATTCAATGGCAGCATTCTCATTGCGCAGCGGGGGGAAATCTTACTCCGCAAGGGATATAGCTACAAAAATTCTCAGAATAAAACGCTTAATGATGCCAAAACTGTTTATCAAATCGCTTCGCTCACCAAATCGTTCACCGCTACACTCGTACTGAAATTGGTTGAAACGGATAAACTGGCATTGACGGACCGGATAGCAATGTTCTATCCCCAAATTCCAAAAAGTGACAGCATCACCATCGAGCAGCTGCTTTCGCATACATCGGGTATTTCAGATAACGATTCCCTCACAAAGCATAAAACCTACAAAGGCTCGGATGAAGAACAGTTTATTGCGACCTTAACAGACAGAAGTCTTGACTTTGCGCCCGGGTCGGACTTTCGGTATAGCAACTCCGGCTACATTCTGCTGGGATATATTATCCAAAAAGTCACAGGAACGAGCTACTATGATGCAATAAAATCCCATCTGTTCCAGCCGCTGCAAATGGAGCATAGTGGCTTTGACTTTACCGGCTTATCTGGCAAGGACAAAGCGACGGGTTACTGGGAATTCCCCACAAGCGATACCGTCCGGCCGGCCACGCTGATCGAGTATTTCAAGCCCGCAGCTGCCGGAGCGATCTATTCAACTGTGGACGACCTGTTTAAATGGCACCAGGGCTTGCAAAGCGGTAAAATCGTCGGCAAAGCACTTCTCGAACGTGCATACACGCCTGTTAAAAGCAATTACGGCTACGGATGGATCATCGATTCCGTTGCGCAGGCAACGGTAGTATGGCACAGTGGCGACATCTGGGGGTTCAAGTCAGAGTTGGCCAGGGTACCGGCTGACGATATCTGCATCGCCATGCTCAGTAATATCGAAGATGTTGACCTGCACATCATTACCCGAAAAATTCTTGCCATTATCTATGGCCAGCCATACCAATTTCCCGCGCAAAACAAGCTGCAACTGACTCCCGAGGTAATGAAAGAATATGTAGGAGATTATTCGCTCCGGCCCGGCGAATTCATCAAGGTGACTGTGGAGAACCACTCCCTAATGGCAACTACCAGCAGAAAACAAGAATTGTACGCACAACAGAAAGACCAGTTTCTGCTGGACGATGGTCGCGAGCAGCTGTCTGTGACATTCGCCAGGGATAGCATTGGCAAGGTAACGGCATTGTCATTCACGATTGGGGACCGTAAGATTGTTTGCCCGAAAGACAACCCGAAATGA
- a CDS encoding response regulator → MGNNTLLVVIDDDTDDQEIFKMAVEDLDEPIDCLYFTDCESAIAHFSQPQATTPSWIFIDLKLPRVDGEQCLAQLQQLRQFDHPFMVVFSSSIPDNLREKLSNSGVDKVIPKTSSIPELANQIQQVVKMH, encoded by the coding sequence ATGGGTAACAACACGCTTTTGGTAGTGATCGACGACGATACGGACGATCAGGAAATTTTTAAAATGGCTGTCGAAGATTTAGATGAGCCAATCGACTGCCTGTACTTTACTGATTGTGAATCTGCCATTGCCCACTTTTCCCAACCTCAGGCGACAACTCCCTCATGGATTTTCATTGACCTGAAACTGCCACGAGTGGATGGTGAGCAATGCCTGGCGCAATTGCAGCAGCTGCGCCAGTTCGATCATCCGTTTATGGTCGTTTTCTCTTCATCGATCCCTGACAATTTGCGGGAAAAACTTTCAAATTCGGGTGTGGACAAAGTGATACCAAAGACGAGTTCCATACCGGAGCTTGCAAATCAGATCCAGCAGGTGGTTAAAATGCATTAG
- a CDS encoding flavodoxin family protein, whose product MKTTILLGTLKKEGLSNTETLSEFFASIIRKHGSECEIVKLVDRNILPGTYTDMGPGDDWPAVLSKITSSDIIIFATPIWWGNHCSQIQQIIERLDQIHDDILAGKGSALDGKAGGILITGDSDGVQHITGNITNFFGAIGIKSPPYAALSVISDQHQKQARPTREQLMEEYEKQYTETAEKMAKQLIGSVM is encoded by the coding sequence ATGAAAACCACGATCCTGCTGGGCACCCTTAAAAAAGAGGGGCTTTCCAATACCGAAACGTTGTCCGAGTTTTTCGCATCGATAATCCGTAAGCACGGCTCAGAATGCGAGATCGTCAAATTAGTAGACCGGAACATCCTGCCTGGTACCTATACAGATATGGGCCCGGGCGATGACTGGCCGGCAGTGCTTAGCAAGATCACCAGCTCAGACATCATCATCTTCGCCACCCCGATCTGGTGGGGAAACCATTGCTCGCAAATACAGCAAATCATTGAGCGCCTTGATCAGATCCATGACGATATCCTGGCGGGCAAGGGCTCGGCGCTCGATGGCAAAGCAGGCGGCATCCTGATTACCGGCGACTCGGATGGTGTGCAGCATATTACGGGCAATATCACCAATTTCTTTGGCGCGATCGGTATCAAGTCGCCGCCTTATGCTGCGCTATCCGTCATCTCGGACCAACATCAAAAGCAGGCGCGGCCTACCAGGGAACAGCTCATGGAAGAGTATGAAAAACAGTATACCGAAACGGCGGAAAAAATGGCGAAGCAACTAATCGGCTCAGTCATGTGA
- a CDS encoding NAD(P)-dependent alcohol dehydrogenase — MKAAIVTEYGNPENFRITQLPTPDLEEGQILVQNKASSVNPVDTLVRQGKTRLITGLFGQHVLGADFAGIVIKSNNPSFKVGLEVFGMLNAVKGGAYAEMLVAEEQNLAQKPSNISFAEAASLPLVGLTAWQGLMADGKLQSGWNVLITGCTGGVGSVAVQIAKHFGNTVTGTCSAGNADFAREIGVDHVIIYDQEQVPANGQFDLIFDASGHFTISDLKGSLTEEGLFVTTKAGADSLGGAIEAAVDVTFQKRMKLVKVEPDSAQLYQIAQLVESGAIKPYVSRTFQLEDLGQAHILVEQGGFTGKIAIEI; from the coding sequence ATGAAAGCTGCAATAGTCACTGAATATGGTAATCCGGAAAATTTCAGGATTACCCAACTTCCCACACCTGATTTGGAAGAGGGTCAAATTCTTGTCCAAAACAAGGCTTCATCCGTTAATCCCGTCGACACGCTGGTGCGACAGGGAAAGACCAGGCTGATTACAGGCCTGTTCGGGCAGCACGTACTTGGCGCTGATTTTGCCGGTATTGTGATTAAATCCAACAATCCGTCATTCAAAGTCGGTTTGGAGGTTTTTGGAATGCTCAATGCGGTCAAAGGCGGCGCTTATGCCGAAATGCTGGTCGCCGAAGAGCAGAACCTGGCGCAGAAGCCTTCCAATATTTCATTTGCAGAGGCAGCATCCCTTCCGCTTGTAGGGCTAACCGCATGGCAGGGGCTGATGGCGGATGGGAAGCTACAATCCGGATGGAATGTACTGATCACCGGCTGCACAGGTGGGGTAGGCTCGGTCGCGGTCCAGATTGCGAAGCATTTTGGCAACACTGTCACCGGAACATGCAGCGCCGGGAACGCGGACTTTGCCCGGGAAATCGGGGTTGATCATGTGATTATCTACGATCAGGAGCAGGTGCCGGCTAACGGCCAGTTTGATCTGATCTTCGATGCGAGCGGCCATTTCACGATATCGGACCTGAAAGGAAGTCTCACAGAAGAAGGTCTTTTTGTAACAACCAAAGCGGGTGCTGACAGCCTGGGCGGAGCGATAGAGGCGGCAGTCGATGTTACCTTTCAGAAACGCATGAAACTGGTGAAAGTTGAGCCGGATAGCGCCCAGCTTTATCAGATTGCGCAACTGGTGGAATCCGGTGCGATAAAACCCTATGTGTCGCGGACTTTCCAATTGGAAGATCTAGGGCAAGCGCACATCCTGGTGGAACAAGGCGGATTCACTGGAAAAATAGCGATCGAAATTTAA